Proteins encoded together in one Vigna angularis cultivar LongXiaoDou No.4 chromosome 5, ASM1680809v1, whole genome shotgun sequence window:
- the LOC108338989 gene encoding uncharacterized protein LOC108338989: MGKKVKWSWSSAIIGAASAVAATALISAKPKDPTFHLISISMTSLKLNLPLLDAEVLLTVHVTNPNIAPIDYSSTSMSIFYEGSLLGSAQVQAGSQPPRSCQLLRLPARLHGLQLAHHAKRFLQDVARREMVLDASVDIAGIARVMWWDHNFKVHVDSHVTVDPVFLDVIDQENTSELEVFTTAAA; the protein is encoded by the coding sequence ATGGGCAAGAAGGTAAAATGGAGCTGGAGTTCGGCGATAATCGGAGCAGCGTCGGCAGTGGCAGCCACCGCCCTAATCTCCGCCAAACCGAAGGACCCAACTTTCCACCTCATATCCATAAGCATGACTTCCCTCAAACTGAATCTACCTCTCCTGGACGCAGAGGTTCTCCTCACCGTCCACGTCACCAACCCCAACATTGCTCCCATCGACTACTCCTCCACCTCCATGTCCATCTTCTACGAGGGTTCCCTCCTCGGCTCGGCTCAGGTCCAAGCTGGCTCCCAGCCACCCCGCTCCTGCCAGCTCCTCCGACTTCCCGCCCGTCTCCATGGGCTCCAGCTCGCGCACCACGCCAAGCGTTTCCTCCAAGACGTCGCGCGTCGCGAGATGGTCCTCGATGCTAGTGTCGACATCGCTGGCATAGCCAGGGTCATGTGGTGGGACCACAACTTCAAGGTCCACGTCGACAGCCACGTCACCGTTGATCCCGTCTTTCTCGACGTCATTGATCAGGAGAACACCTCCGAACTTGAAGTCTTCACCACCGCTGCAGCGTAA
- the LOC108338972 gene encoding uncharacterized protein At2g27730, mitochondrial, giving the protein MAARVAARYGSRRLFSSGSGKILSEEEKAAENAYFKKAEQDKLEKLARKGPQPEASSGGSVIDAKPSGSGHTGASAERVSTDKHRNYAVVAGTITILGALGWYLKGTAKKPEVQD; this is encoded by the exons ATGGCTGCGCGTGTGGCTGCACGGTACGGATCTAGAAGGTTGTTTAGCAGTGGCTCTGGAAAAATACTCAGCGAGGAGGAGAAGGCGGCAGAAAATGCTTACTTTAAG AAAGCTGAGCAAGATAAGTTGGAGAAGCTTGCCCGCAAG GGTCCTCAACCAGAAGCAAGCTCAGGGGGTTCAGTAATTGATGCCAAACCAAGTGGCTCAGGACACACTGGAGCATCAGCTGAAAGAGTTTCAACTGACAAGCACCGGAACTATGCAGTTGTAGCTGGCACCATAACAATTCTTGGGGCTCTGGGGTGGTACCTTAAGGGCACTGCAAAGAAGCCAGAAGTGCAGGATTGA